Proteins from a genomic interval of Trifolium pratense cultivar HEN17-A07 linkage group LG6, ARS_RC_1.1, whole genome shotgun sequence:
- the LOC123890956 gene encoding wall-associated receptor kinase-like 20 produces MYHWNSLKMVILLLFLLITGLGPVINASPLSACSNCGDFAVPYPLSTSDNCGDKSYKIYCNNDSLEFLSATGTYYKILKIDPNANKLILKPPIILKDTCYSSDLIDGGLVLDENLPFNISTFNTVMLLNCSIDILRSPLNCSSNSICRQFEEKVEEGNGCMNTLCCHYLKDSAMNSHKIRLRFGSCTAYTCLVDFKADDPFETWNYGIELQWIPPKY; encoded by the coding sequence ATGTATCATTGGAATAGTTTAAAGATGGTAATCCTTCTACTCTTTCTACTAATTACTGGTCTTGGTCCAGTAATCAATGCATCTCCCCTAAGTGCTTGTTCAAATTGTGGGGATTTTGCAGTTCCATATCCACTCAGCACTAGTGATAACTGTGGTGACAAAAGCTACAAAATTTACTGCAATAATGATAGCTTAGAGTTCTTGTCAGCAACAGGAACTTACTATAAGATCCTTAAAATTGACCCAAATGCAAACAAGCTTATACTTAAACCACCCATCATACTTAAAGACACTTGTTATTCTTCTGATCTTATTGATGGAGGCTTAGTACTAGATGAAAATTTACCCTTCAACATTTCTACATTTAACACTGTCATGCTTCTAAATTGCTCTATAGATATACTTCGATCTCCTCTTAACTGTTCTTCAAACAGTATTTGTAGACAGTTTGAGGAAAAAGTGGAGGAGGGAAATGGGTGTATGAACACCCTTTGTTGTCATTACTTAAAAGATTCAGCTATGAATTCTCATAAGATTAGACTCAGGTTTGGGAGTTGTACTGCTTACACTTGTTTGGTAGATTTTAAGGCTGATGATCCTTTTGAAACTTGGAATTATGGGATTGAGTTGCAATGGATTCCTCCTAAATATTAA
- the LOC123890957 gene encoding probable protein phosphatase 2C 5: protein MSKREFSRMKPLSSQVPLATLIGREIRNENVEKPFVKYGQAGLAKKGEDYFFIKTDCYRVPSDPSTAFSVFAIFDGHNGISAAIYTKENLLNNVLSAMPQDISRDAWLQALPRALVVGFVKTDTEFQKKGETSGTTATFVLVDGWTVTVASVGDSRCILDTQGGVVSLLTVDHRLEENVEERERVTASGGEVGRLNIFGGNAVGPLRCWPGGLCLSRSIGDTDVGEYIVPIPHVKQVKLSNAGGRLIIASDGIWDALSNDTAAMSCRGLPAELAAKLVVKEALRSRGLKDDTTCLVVDIIPSDHSVLPPTPRKKNNMLTTLLFRKKSENSTNKATSKLSAVGVVEELFEEGSAMLIERLGKDFPFDKNSEIFRCAICQVDQPPGNGLSVNSGPFFSPASKPWEGPFLCTNCRKKKDAMEGKRPSSPTVTAQ, encoded by the exons ATGAGTAAGCGTGAATTTTCAAGGATGAAGCCGTTATCATCACAAGTTCCTTTGGCTACTTTGATTGGCCGTGAGATTCGAAATGAGAATGTTGAAAAACCTTTTGTCAAATATGGACAAGCTGGATTGGCAAAAAAAGGAGAAgattacttttttattaaaactgATTGTTACAGGGTTCCCTCTGATCCATCAACTGCGTTTTCCGTCTTCGCG ATTTTTGACGGGCACAACGGTATATCAGCTGCTATTTATACAAAGGAAAACTTGCTTAATAATGTTTTGAGTGCAATGCCACAAGATATCAGCAGGGATGCATGGCTACAGGCCCTTCCTCGCGCTTTAGTTGTTGGTTTTGTGAAAACTGACACAGAGTTTCAGAAGAAGG GGGAAACTTCTGGAACAACAGCTACATTTGTTCTGGTTGATGGATGGACTGTCACTGTTGCATCTGTTGGTGATTCCCGTTGCATATTAGATACTCAGGGAGGTGTAGTTTCTCTCCTGACAGTTGACCATAGATTGGAAGAGAATGTAGAAGAGAGGGAGCGTGTTACTGCCAGTGGTGGTGAAGTAGGAAGACTCAATATATTTGGGGGAAATGCG GTAGGGCCTCTTCGCTGCTGGCCTGGTGGATTGTGCCTATCTAGATCAATAGGAGACACGGATGTCGGAGAATATATTGTGCCAATACCACATGTTAAGCAAGTGAAA CTTTCAAATGCTGGTGGAAGGCTTATTATAGCCTCTGATGGTATTTGGGATGCTTTATCTAATGATACGGCTGCCATGTCATGTCGGGGTCTACCTGCAGAGCTTGCTGCTAAGCTAGTGGTTAAG GAAGCTCTTAGATCTAGAGGCCTGAAGGATGATACAACCTGCCTTGTTGTAGATATTATTCCTTCTGACCACTCTGTATTACCACCAACtccaagaaagaaaaataatatgctaACCACGCTTCTCTTTAGAAAGAAATCTGAGAACTCTACAAACAAAGCTACTAGCAAGCTTTCTGCAGTTGGTGTTGTTGAGGAGTTATTTGAAGAGGGTTCTGCAATGCTTATAGAAAG GCTTGGTAAGGATTTTCCATTTGATAAGAATTCTGAGATATTCCGCTGTGCGATTTGCCAAGTGGATCAACCCCCTGGCAATGGTTTATCAGTGAACTCTGGACCTTTCTTTTCTCCAGCTTCTAAGCCATGGGAAGGCCCATTTCTCTGCACAAATTGTCGGAAGAAAAAAGATGCCATGGAAGGAAAGAGGCCTAGCTCACCTACCGTTACAGCACAATAA
- the LOC123890958 gene encoding kinesin-like protein KIN-14G, producing MSNDQALPFSVVSVFEDVIQQQQQQEEQQQQQQQQQQQQQQQQQQQQQLQQQQAPRSSDFKFVSRKTEEASLLRYEAACWLRKTVGVVGGKDLPAEPSEEDFRIGLRSGIILCNALNKVQPGAVAKVVGGPCDSVLVPDGAALSAFQYFENVRNFLVAVEEMGLPSFEASDLEQGGKSSRIVNCVLAMKSLSEGTLGGRSGSGSFKFGQKPPTPVKSILRKNSEPFTKSLWSMTLGDKDVGYMSDNSSYNDSGNDRQEGGSFSSLNSLVRQYLSNKRPDEIPIAVESLLSKVMEEFERRMQIQQETFKTTQEDKPSAEPEQSISKDASVDEGMEENEDGEQLQEKIEENEDEEQLQDKMEENEDGEQLQEKQEECDDEKYNSDAEELNRLKLKQLSIVEEQTRSVQEVKHIVHQTKSGMQFLKREYQKDMINLSKHLQSLAAAAQGYHKVLEENRKLYNQVQDLKGNIRVYCRVRPFLGAKTSQNSVVSGVEEGSMTLMIPPNSKLGKEGKKTFTFNKAFGSTSTQAEVFSDMQPLVRSVLDGYNVCIFAYGQTGSGKTYTMAGPDNLDDDTIGVNYRALQDLFFLSDQRKDTINYVISVQMLEIYNEQVRDLLAPEGSNKRLDIRNSSNNGINVPDANLVPVSTTSDVINLMNLGHKNRAVGSTSMNERSSRSHSCLTVHVHGKNLISGGIIRGSMHLVDLAGSERADKTEATGDRLKEAQHINKSLSALGDVIASLAQKNAHVPYRNSKLTQLLQDALGGQAKTLMFVHISPEPDALGETLSTLKFAERVSTVELGAAKVNKDNTEVKDLKEQIASLKAALARKDGEAEQFQQPTNNGNVTPKLKSYASSPPIQQRSSTSAGGRKQPKDDTSSEMGENKGATKLKRRSLDLHDMMYRGSPPWPQNNQGVNGKEDDKESVSSRMNRNDSFTSDDSLVGQWESESKYSPMLSPSSLSENSKLCSDPGYEMTTMTTDESEELEIATCSDSSESDMSWLIQAPKPTAISNGLGSKLKKPTNPRPTKIPEVRSMIPSLIPTPSKKPASPVTQARKNPGSTGLKRRSGHAK from the exons ATGTCAAACGACCAAGCTTTACCATTCTCTGTTGTTTCTGTCTTCGAAGATGttattcaacaacaacaacaacaagaagaacaacaacagcagcagcaacaacagcaacaacaacaacaacaacaacaacaacaacaacaacaactgcAACAACAACAGGCTCCCCGGTCCAGTGATTTCAAATTTGTCTCCAGAAAAACCGAAGAAGCTT CTTTGTTAAGGTATGAAGCGGCCTGTTGGTTGCGAAAAACGGTTGGAGTTGTTGGAGGGAAGGACTTACCAGCTGAACCTTCTGAAGAAGACTTTAGGATTGGTTTGCGTAGCGGGATTATTCTCTGCAATGCTCTCAACAAAGTTCAACCTGGAGCAGTGGCTAAG GTGGTTGGAGGCCCTTGTGATTCTGTTCTTGTTCCTGATGGAGCAGCATTATCTGCTTTTCAATACTTTGAAAATGTAAGGAATTTTCTTGTAGCTGTAGAAGAAATGGGACTTCCTTCCTTTGAAGCTTCTGATTTGGAACAG GGAGGAAAATCTTCAAGAATAGTGAATTGTGTTTTGGCAATGAAATCCTTGTCTGAAGGGACACTTGGAGGAAGAAGTGGGTCAGGGTCATTCAAATTTGGTCAAAAGCCACCTACACCTGTGAAATCAATTTTGAGGAAAAACTCAGAACCATTCACGAAGTCACTATGGAGTATGACATTAGGTGACAAAGATGTTGGTTACATGAGTGATAACTCTTCATACAATGATTCTGGAAACGATCGCCAAGAAGGG GGTTCATTTTCTTCCTTAAATTCACTAGTTCGCCAATATTTGTCTAATAAGAGGCCAGACGAAATTCCCATT GCAGTGGAGTCTCTTCTTAGCAAAGTCATGGAAGAGTTTGAGCGTCGAATGCAAATTCAACAAGAAACG TTTAAAACAACTCAAGAAGATAAGCCATCGGCTGAACCGGAACAATCAATTTCAAAAGATGCTTCTGTTGATGAAGGG atggaagaaaatgaagatggaGAACAGTTGCAAGAAAAGAtcgaagaaaatgaagatgaagaacagtTGCAAGACAAGatggaagaaaatgaagatggaGAACAGTTGCAAGAAAAACAAGAGGAATGCGATGATGAGAAATACAATAGTGATGCTGAAGAATTAAACAGGCTGAAATTGAAGCAGCTAAGTATAGTCGAGGAACAAACTAGAAGTGTCCAG GAAGTGAAACACATTGTACATCAAACGAAATCGGGAATGCAGTTTCTGAAAAGGGAATACCAAAAGGATATGATCAATCTAAGTAAGCACCTGCAAAGTCTAGCTGCTGCTGCTCAAGGATATCATAAAGTTCTCGAAGAAAACCGCAAGTTATACAATCAAGTGCAGGATCTTAAAG GAAACATTAGGGTGTACTGTCGAGTTCGACCGTTCTTGGGAGCGAAAACAAGTCAAAATAGCGTTGTAAGCGGTGTGGAGGAAGGAAGTATGACACTCATGATACCTCCCAATTCCAAACTTGGTAAAGAAGGAAAGAAGACATTTACCTTCAATAAAGCTTTTGGTTCTACTTCAACACAAG CGGAAGTATTCTCGGATATGCAGCCTCTGGTCCGTTCGGTTCTTGATGGTTACAATGTTTGCATTTTTGCATATGGCCAAACAGGATCAGGAAAAACGTATACTAtg GCAGGACCAGACAATCTTGATGACGACACCATAGGTGTGAACTACCGTGCATTGCAAGATCTCTTCTTTCTCTCAGATCAGAGGAAAGACACCATTAACTATGTAATCTCAGTTCAGATGCTTGAGATTTACAACGAGCAAGTCAGAGACCTACTAGCTCCAGAGGGTTCTAATAAAAG ATTAGATATCCGCAATAGTTCCAATAATGGCATCAACGTGCCAGATGCGAACCTTGTTCCAGTTTCAACCACTTCCGATGTCATAAATTTGATGAACTTGGGACATAAAAATCGCGCTGTTGGTTCTACTTCCATGAACGAACGTAGCAGTCGTTCTCACAG TTGCTTGACAGTTCATGTTCATGGAAAGAACTTGATATCAGGAGGCATTATTCGAGGTAGTATGCATCTTGTTGACCTTGCAGGAAGTGAGAGGGCCGATAAAACCGAGGCCACGGGAGATAGACTTAAAGAGGCTCAACATATCAACAAGTCACTTTCTGCCTTAGGGGATGTAATCGCTTCCCTTGCGCAGAAGAATGCACATGTTCCATACCGGAACAGTAAACTTACTCAGCTACTTCAGGATGCACTTG GAGGGCAGGCCAAGACTCTCATGTTTGTTCATATTAGTCCGGAACCTGATGCTCTTGGAGAAACACTAAGTACACTCAAGTTCGCAGAACGCGTATCCACTGTTGAACTAGGAGCTGCAAAAGTAAATAAAGATAACACAGAAGTGAAAGACCTTAAAGAACAG ATTGCTAGTCTGAAGGCAGCCTTAGCGAGGAAGGATGGAGAAGCAGAACAGTTTCAACAACCTACCAATAATGGCAATGTAACACCAAAGTTAAAATCGTATGCATCGTCACCTCCCATACAACAACGTAGCTCGACATCTGCTGGAGGCCGTAAGCAGCCAAAGGATGATACTAGTAGCGAAATG GGTGAGAATAAGGGTGCAACAAAGCTGAAAAGAAGAAGCCTAGATCTTCATGACATGATGTATAGGGGTTCACCACCATGGCCACAAAACAACCAAGGAGTAAATGGAAAAGAGGATGATAAGGAATCAGTTTCAAGTAGGATGAACAGGAATGACAGCTTCACAAGTGATGATAGCTTAGTGGGACAATGGGAATCAGAAAGTAAATACTCTCCGATGTTAAGTCCAAGTTCTCTTTCAGAAAATTCAAAGTTATGTTCGGATCCCGGGTATGAGATGACTACTATGACCACAGATGAATCTGAGGagcttgaaattgcaacatgtAGCGATTCTTCAGAATCAGACATGAGTTGGTTAATACAGGCACCTAAACCAACCGCAATTTCAAATGGATTAGGCTCTAAATTAAAGAAACCTACTAATCCTAGACCAACAAAGATCCCCGAAGTCAG GAGTATGATCCCATCATTAATTCCTACTCCATCAAAAAAACCAGCAAGCCCAGTTACTCAAGCAAGAAAGAATCCAGGATCAACTGGTTTAAAAAGGAGGAGTGGACATGCAAAGTGA
- the LOC123890959 gene encoding probable serine/threonine-protein kinase kinX, giving the protein MVKGGKVSRKGNLRKKVRSKWDGGSEDDSDEDYVVSDDVGNVSDCPEDDCFSFDGFIEDEDGEEEEEEEIQRVTKFNRSRAKTKTGVRGRQENASKTSRKRQRITYEEQPEEEEEEWDDKEEEEEVEEDDDYNDVYEEEEEEEEEEEEEEKVKEEEEEEEEVKEEVEEVDGNYVDEDFSYDDDEFIPEEEDYTDEDEEETRGRKKKKEDFGYEDEEFIPTEEDYTDEEEEETRGIKKKNNGMKMGKKKALKKRVSATSRKGRKRSGSRVSKKPKRKRRRTNGGSKRKIQCDDVDDFSDNDPAIRTNSRKKPVQKRRRVLLEDANSGSDCEARQSDYEFTISEEEKEQVREAMELCGNIRRNLRRASLRMQNEVVGVHEDLHQQRKPPARKGKEKIEECQGRKGKEKVEDLKSEVGKQVCGICLSEENKRRVRGVLNSCTHYFCFACIMEWSKVESRCPLCKQRFKTISKPARSTTAEESVIQVPERDQVYQPTEEELRSYIDPYESVMCSECHLGGDDGLMLLCDICDSPAHTYCVGLGHEVPEGNWYCDGCRPVALASLNSQAQESDLRAATQSLPSRPSPVHIRESIDLNLISSPHTSFSPGFGHLSSSRFSGRSAEGASPMSGGGAPTLSERRWIHRQIQQLRSIDRMTTTTGRTNGVPATNTISNLHSSEIDQSREPSSQHTRTQGVGTSYHTFFEESLSNNISPLMQNGDPFSIRMSNSRRPVVQDSNIMFSNGPVNAGIWPGILGAHTLSDNGPIHPCSSRSNIDTEGSMPLTINEEGNLHIVKERLQSMVKSHLKRLSQDTDLGYSTYKDIARSSTHTILAACGLEHKTSEVCNVPPPSVCPHIELIAGGQTSMIKGCCSSCFDSFVGDVVKSIWDTRMSSQWLRLGL; this is encoded by the exons ATGGTTAAGGGAGGAAAAGTTAGTAGAAAgggaaatttgagaaaaaaggTTAGGTCAAAGTGGGATGGTGGTTCGGAGGATGATTCCGATGAGGATTATGTCGTTTCGGATGATGTTGGGAATGTATCTGATTGTCCGGAGGATGATTGTTTCTCTTTTGATGGGTTTATAGAAGATGAGGAtggggaggaggaggaggaggaggaaatTCAACGAGTGACGAAATTTAATAGATCAAGGGCTAAAACTAAAACTGGCGTAAGGGGTCGGCAGGAAAATGCGAGTAAAACCTCGCGGAAGAGACAGAGGATTACATACGAAGAACAAccagaagaagaggaagaagaatgGGATGataaagaagaggaagaagaagtagaagaagatgatgattacaatgatgtttatgaagaagaagaagaagaagaagaggaggaggaggaggaggagaaagtaaaagaagaagaggaggaggaggaggaagtaAAAGAAGAAGTGGAAGAGGTAGATGGAAATTATGTGGATGAGGATTTCAGTTATGATGATGACGAATTTATACCGGAGGAAGAAGATTacacagatgaggatgaagaagaaacaagaggcagaaagaagaaaaaggaggaTTTCGGTTATGAAGATGAAGAATTTATACCGACAGAAGAAGATTACACAGATGAGGAGGAGGAAGAAACAAGGGgcataaagaagaaaaataatggCATGAAAATGGGCAAGAAGAAGGCTTTGAAGAAAAGGGTTTCTGCGACTTCTCGCAAAGGTCGAAAGAGGAGTGGTTCTAGAGTTTCAAAGAAGCCCAAGAGAAAGAGAAGGCGAACGAATGGAGGATCAAAGAGGAAAATACAGTGTGATGATGTAGATGATTTTTCAGATAATGACCCAGCTATCAGAACAAATAGCAGAAAGAAACCAGTCCAGAAAAGGAGAAGGGTTCTCCTTGAAGATGCCAATTCCGGTTCAGATTGTGAGGCTAGACAATCTGATTATGAGTTTACTATctctgaagaagaaaaagaacagGTGAGAGAAGCCATGGAGTTGTGTGGAAATATAAGAAGGAACTTGAGGAGAGCTTCTCTTCGAATGCAAAATGAAGTGGTTGGAGTACATGAAGATCTACACCAGCAACGGAAGCCTCCAGCACGGAAGGGTAAGGAAAAGATAGAGGAATGTCAAGGAAGAAAGGGTAAGGAAAAAGTAGAGGACCTGAAAAGTGAGGTGGGAAAGCAGGTGTGTGGAATTTGTCTGTCTGAGGAAAATAAAAGAAGAGTAAGGGGAGTACTAAACAGCTGCACTCACTATTTTTGCTTTGCTTGCATTATGGAGTGGTCAAAGGTTGAATCTCGATGCCCTTTGTGTAAGCAGAGATTCAAAACAATCAGTAAGCCTGCACGGTCAACAACCGCAGAAGAATCGGTGATACAAGTGCCCGAACGTGATCAG GTTTATCAGCCCACTGAAGAAGAACTGAGGAGCTACATTGATCCATACGAGTCTGTTATGTGTTCAGAGTGCCATCTAGGTGGAGATGATGGCCTCATGCTACTCTGTGATATATGTGATTCCCCTGCACACACTTATTGTGTTGGTTTGGGGCATGAAGTACCTGAAGGTAACTGGTACTGCGATGGTTGTAGACCAGTTGCTTTGGCATCTTTAAACTCGCAAGCTCAAGAATCTGATTTAAGAGCGGCAACCCAAAGCCTTCCTTCCAGACCATCACCTGTTCATATACGAGAAAGTATCGACCTGAACTTGATATCTTCACCTCATACATCTTTTAGTCCAGGGTTCGGCCATCTTTCATCTTCTAGATTTTCTGGCAGAAGTGCTGAAGGAGCTTCTCCAATGTCTGGAGGCGGGGCACCGACCTTATCAGAGAGACGCTGGATACACCGTCAAATTCAGCAGCTACGTTCAATAGATAGAATGACTACTACAACTGGCAGAACTAACGGTGTTCCAGCTACCAATACAATAAGTAACTTGCATAGCTCTGAAATTGATCAAAGTAGGGAACCAAGTTCTCAACACACTAGGACACAGGGCGTAGGAACATCCTATCACACATTTTTTGAGGAGAGTTTAAGCAACAATATCTCTCCATTAATGCAGAATGGAGATCCCTTCTCCATAAGAATGAGCAATTCAAGAAGGCCAGTGGTTCAGGATTCAAACATCATGTTTTCGAATGGGCCTGTGAATGCTGGTATTTGGCCTGGAATTTTGGGGGCACACACCTTATCAGATAATGGACCAATCCACCCATGCAGCAGCAGATCAAACATTGACACCGAGGGTAGTATGCCCCTTACCATCAATGAAGAAGGTAATTTGCACATTGTAAAGGAGCGGTTGCAGTCAATGGTTAAAAGCCATCTGAAGAGATTGTCTCAAGATACTGATTTGG GTTATAGTACTTACAAGGACATTGCTAGAAGTTCGACGCATACCATACTCGCTGCTTGTGGACTCGAGCACAAGACGAGCGAGGTTTGTAATGTGCCTCCACCATCCGTCTGTCCCCACATTGAATTAATAGCTGGTGGACAAACGAGTATGATTAAAGGTTGCTGCTCCTCTTGTTTTGATTCTTTTGTAGGAGATGTGGTTAAAAGTATTTGGGACACAAGAATGTCTTCACAGTGGTTAAGATTAGGACTTTAG